One stretch of Chitinophagales bacterium DNA includes these proteins:
- a CDS encoding MFS transporter, whose translation MAEPGLFDFSSKRIKTLHYTWIAFFLTFYVWFNMAPVATTMLHSIDWLTAEHVKILAICNVALTIPARIIVGSLIDKYGPRIVFSGLMILCAIPVFFFAFGNSFIQLVISRLLLGTIGAGFVVGIKMVANWFPHSMVGRAEGLYAGWGNFGSAFASITLPWLAVHFFGDMLGLGDNAWRWALAFNGAVCMIYGVMYYFLVEDHPADKPVAKSSKTEPMMVTSYMDLVQYVIWSIPLVGAMAILTWRIGNIKIDGHPLLSLSTSYIIYGVLLVILIVHIAKTLQVNLPKLKAGIPDNEKYPWSSVAALNSTYFANFGAELAVVSMLPMFFEMTFKDLTNGEGVHIMTASLAGLVAASFAFVNLFARPLGGLISDKMSNRKRTMLIYMFGITIGFLLMALIGKYGPLDAEGAVTIIPAFDGMWWLIVAIIITVFCSIFVQGAEGATFAIIPMINKKMTGQIAGMAGAYGNVGAVVYLVIYSLVDSKTFFFIIAGGAAVSFLFCLFMLKNPEASKSEEN comes from the coding sequence ATGGCTGAACCGGGTTTATTTGATTTTTCCAGTAAAAGGATTAAAACCTTGCATTACACATGGATTGCTTTTTTTCTAACATTTTATGTTTGGTTTAATATGGCTCCTGTGGCTACTACTATGTTGCATAGTATAGATTGGCTTACCGCAGAACATGTTAAAATATTGGCTATATGTAACGTAGCATTGACTATTCCTGCACGGATTATAGTAGGTTCTTTAATAGATAAGTATGGACCCAGAATAGTTTTTTCAGGATTGATGATTTTATGTGCTATTCCCGTTTTCTTTTTTGCTTTTGGAAATTCTTTTATTCAATTAGTAATAAGCAGATTGCTTTTAGGAACCATAGGTGCGGGCTTTGTAGTAGGTATAAAAATGGTTGCCAATTGGTTTCCACATAGTATGGTAGGTAGAGCAGAAGGGCTTTATGCCGGTTGGGGAAATTTCGGTTCTGCTTTTGCGTCTATTACTTTGCCTTGGTTGGCTGTACATTTTTTTGGCGATATGCTGGGTTTAGGAGATAATGCTTGGAGATGGGCATTAGCATTTAATGGTGCAGTTTGTATGATATATGGAGTAATGTATTACTTTTTAGTAGAAGACCACCCTGCCGATAAACCGGTAGCAAAAAGTAGTAAAACTGAACCTATGATGGTAACATCATACATGGATTTAGTTCAGTATGTAATTTGGTCTATTCCTTTAGTTGGTGCAATGGCAATACTTACTTGGCGTATAGGAAATATAAAGATAGATGGACATCCTTTATTGTCTTTGAGTACAAGTTATATAATTTATGGAGTTTTATTAGTTATATTAATAGTACACATAGCTAAAACCTTGCAGGTAAATCTACCAAAACTTAAAGCAGGGATTCCTGATAATGAAAAATATCCATGGAGTAGCGTAGCGGCATTAAACTCTACATACTTTGCCAATTTCGGAGCCGAGTTGGCGGTAGTATCCATGTTGCCAATGTTTTTTGAAATGACATTTAAAGATCTTACAAATGGCGAAGGTGTGCATATAATGACCGCATCATTAGCAGGTTTAGTGGCAGCTTCTTTTGCTTTTGTAAATCTATTTGCTCGTCCCTTAGGTGGATTAATTTCTGATAAAATGAGTAATAGAAAACGCACCATGCTAATCTATATGTTTGGTATAACAATAGGATTTTTATTAATGGCTTTAATTGGTAAATACGGGCCACTTGATGCCGAAGGTGCTGTAACAATTATTCCCGCTTTTGATGGTATGTGGTGGCTAATAGTAGCTATAATTATTACTGTATTCTGTTCAATTTTTGTGCAAGGAGCAGAGGGAGCCACATTTGCTATCATTCCTATGATTAATAAAAAAATGACAGGTCAAATTGCCGGTATGGCAGGAGCTTATGGCAATGTGGGAGCTGTGGTGTATTTAGTTATTTATTCATTAGTTGATTCCAAAACATTCTTTTTCATAATAGCTGGCGGAGCTGCTGTAAGCTTTTTATTCTGTTTGTTCATGCTAAAGAATCCTGAGGCATCTAAAAGCGAAGAAAATTAA